A window of the Canis aureus isolate CA01 chromosome 29, VMU_Caureus_v.1.0, whole genome shotgun sequence genome harbors these coding sequences:
- the MORN4 gene encoding MORN repeat-containing protein 4 isoform X2 translates to MLVTRWEGPGSRIFLVPVLGRRHGFGQLMFADGGTYLGHFENGLFNGFGVLTFSDGSRYEGEFAQGKFNGVGVFIRHDNMTFEGEFKNGRVDGFGLLTFPDGSHGIPRNEGLFENNKLLRREKCSAVVQRAQSASKSARNLTA, encoded by the exons ATGCTTGTGACAAGATGGGAAGGTCCTGGAAGCCGGATTTTCCTGGTGCCTGTTCTGG GCCGCAGACATGGTTTTGGTCAACTGATGTTTGCAGATGGTGGCACCTACCTGGGTCATTTTGAGAATGGGCTCTTTAATGGCTTCGGGGTACTGACCTTCTCAGATGGCTCAAG GTACGAGGGGGAGTTTGCCCAGGGCAAGTTTAACGGCGTTGGAGTCTTCATTCGACATGACAACATGACATTTGAAGGGGAATTTAAAAATGGCAGAGTAGACGGTTTTG GCCTGCTGACTTTCCCTGATGGTTCTCATGGAATACCCCGCAATGAAGGTCTGTTTGAGAACAACAAGCTGCTGCGGCGTGAGAAGTGCTCGGCGGTCGTCCAGCGAGCCCAGAGTGCCTCCAAGTCAGCCAGAAATCTCACTGCCTGA
- the MORN4 gene encoding MORN repeat-containing protein 4 isoform X1 — MTLTKGSFTYSSGEEYRGEWKEGRRHGFGQLMFADGGTYLGHFENGLFNGFGVLTFSDGSRYEGEFAQGKFNGVGVFIRHDNMTFEGEFKNGRVDGFGLLTFPDGSHGIPRNEGLFENNKLLRREKCSAVVQRAQSASKSARNLTA, encoded by the exons ATGACCCTGACAAAAGGTTCCTTCACCTACTCCAGCGGGGAGGAATATCGTGGAGAGTGGAAGGAAG GCCGCAGACATGGTTTTGGTCAACTGATGTTTGCAGATGGTGGCACCTACCTGGGTCATTTTGAGAATGGGCTCTTTAATGGCTTCGGGGTACTGACCTTCTCAGATGGCTCAAG GTACGAGGGGGAGTTTGCCCAGGGCAAGTTTAACGGCGTTGGAGTCTTCATTCGACATGACAACATGACATTTGAAGGGGAATTTAAAAATGGCAGAGTAGACGGTTTTG GCCTGCTGACTTTCCCTGATGGTTCTCATGGAATACCCCGCAATGAAGGTCTGTTTGAGAACAACAAGCTGCTGCGGCGTGAGAAGTGCTCGGCGGTCGTCCAGCGAGCCCAGAGTGCCTCCAAGTCAGCCAGAAATCTCACTGCCTGA